In the genome of Variibacter gotjawalensis, one region contains:
- the phnL gene encoding phosphonate C-P lyase system protein PhnL has protein sequence MTTNALIDLTNVGKTFTLHLRGGTKLEVVSGVTFSAEPGECLVLGGPSGAGKSSILKMIYGNYRCDTGTIRVRDGDELVNVADAEPRRILGLRRSVMGYVSQFLRVIPRVGARDIVAAVARESGTAPELADSRARDLLHRLNVPERLWELPPATFSGGEQQRVNIARGLISDLPVLLLDEPTASLDATNRAVVVELIEAKKAAGVAIIGIFHDEDVRDAVATRVVNVAEFGKKAA, from the coding sequence ATGACGACAAATGCGCTCATCGATCTGACGAATGTCGGCAAGACGTTCACGTTGCATCTTCGCGGCGGCACCAAGCTCGAAGTTGTGTCCGGCGTCACGTTTTCGGCCGAGCCGGGCGAATGCCTTGTGCTCGGAGGTCCGTCCGGCGCTGGGAAATCGTCGATCCTCAAGATGATCTACGGCAACTACCGCTGCGATACCGGCACGATTCGCGTGCGAGATGGCGACGAGCTCGTCAACGTGGCCGATGCCGAGCCGCGCCGCATTCTCGGCTTGCGCCGCAGCGTCATGGGCTATGTCAGCCAATTCCTCCGCGTCATACCGCGCGTCGGCGCGCGCGACATCGTCGCGGCGGTCGCGCGCGAAAGCGGCACCGCTCCTGAACTGGCGGACTCGCGCGCAAGAGACTTGTTGCACCGTCTCAACGTTCCGGAGCGCCTCTGGGAGCTGCCTCCGGCTACCTTTTCGGGTGGTGAGCAGCAGCGCGTCAACATCGCGCGCGGCTTGATATCGGACCTGCCTGTGCTCCTTCTCGACGAGCCGACCGCATCGTTGGACGCAACCAACCGGGCCGTCGTGGTCGAATTGATCGAAGCCAAGAAGGCGGCGGGCGTCGCCATTATTGGAATTTTTCACGACGAGGACGTGCGCGATGCCGTCGCGACGCGCGTCGTGAACGTCGCCGAATTTGGCAAGAAGGCCGCATGA
- a CDS encoding alpha-D-ribose 1-methylphosphonate 5-triphosphate diphosphatase, whose protein sequence is MTLSNARVVLADRVIDNGWLTIADGIIADFGEGTAPRAGEDCAGDLVMPGLIELHTDHLEAHYQPRPKVMWDPLSAVISYDAQLATAGVTTVLDSLRVWSEELEGVDGDAKKLQAAIERAQDAKLLRSNHYLHLRCEIPTASVVDQCAELIGKTEVRLVSLMDHTPGQRQFRDAEKLRAYYRGKRGGVTDDELDHVFSVRRDLHEKYAAANRRALVGLAHQHSVPLASHDDTTLEHVDESVQDKVAVAEFPTTMEAAEASHRAGIKVMMGAPNIVRGGSHSGNVAAAELAQAGFLDVLSSDYVPSSLLDAALRLPQVAPSIDLAAAIRTVTSAPAEAVGFADRGEIARGKRADIIRVNVGSGVPVVRSVLNGGRRVA, encoded by the coding sequence ATGACTTTATCCAACGCGCGTGTCGTTCTGGCCGATCGCGTGATCGACAACGGATGGTTGACCATCGCGGACGGGATCATTGCCGATTTCGGCGAAGGCACCGCGCCGCGTGCTGGAGAAGATTGCGCGGGCGATCTCGTGATGCCGGGATTGATCGAGCTGCACACGGATCATCTCGAAGCGCACTATCAGCCACGTCCGAAGGTTATGTGGGACCCGCTGTCTGCCGTTATTTCCTACGACGCGCAGCTTGCGACGGCCGGCGTCACCACCGTTCTGGATTCGTTGCGTGTGTGGAGCGAGGAGTTGGAGGGGGTCGATGGAGACGCCAAGAAACTGCAGGCCGCCATCGAGCGCGCTCAAGACGCGAAACTGCTGCGCTCCAATCACTATCTTCATTTGCGCTGCGAGATTCCGACAGCATCGGTCGTCGATCAATGCGCCGAACTCATCGGCAAGACCGAAGTGCGTCTCGTTTCCTTGATGGATCACACGCCGGGCCAGCGTCAGTTCCGCGACGCCGAAAAGCTTCGCGCTTATTACCGAGGCAAGCGCGGCGGCGTCACCGACGACGAACTCGATCACGTCTTCTCTGTGCGGCGCGATCTGCACGAGAAATACGCGGCAGCTAATCGACGTGCACTGGTCGGACTCGCGCATCAGCACAGCGTACCGCTCGCAAGTCATGACGATACGACCCTAGAACACGTCGACGAGTCGGTGCAGGACAAAGTCGCGGTCGCGGAATTCCCGACGACGATGGAAGCCGCAGAAGCCTCTCACCGCGCCGGCATCAAGGTGATGATGGGCGCGCCGAATATCGTGCGGGGAGGTTCGCATTCCGGCAACGTCGCGGCGGCGGAACTCGCGCAAGCTGGCTTCCTCGACGTGCTGTCGTCCGACTACGTTCCGTCGAGTTTGCTCGACGCAGCGTTGCGATTGCCGCAGGTTGCGCCGTCGATCGATCTTGCGGCTGCGATCCGCACCGTGACGAGCGCGCCGGCTGAGGCGGTCGGCTTCGCGGATCGCGGCGAAATCGCGCGCGGCAAACGTGCGGACATCATTCGCGTCAACGTCGGAAGCGGGGTTCCGGTCGTTCGCTCCGTGCTGAACGGCGGGCGCCGCGTCGCATGA
- the phnN gene encoding phosphonate metabolism protein/1,5-bisphosphokinase (PRPP-forming) PhnN, producing the protein MIEKIGPGYLVLIVGPSGAGKDTVLNIARETLDRESFHFPVRIVTRRSDVTEATQYVTSDDFERVQQLGGLSFVWRAHGLSYGLPRSMDDEIGAGRNVVSNVSRGIVKDARERYRNCFVILITANAATRAERLAARGRENPDELAARLSRETLVSVDFEPDAVIENETTPDQAARSLVQLLDELRQPALGATAAAYSR; encoded by the coding sequence ATGATTGAGAAGATCGGACCGGGATATCTTGTGCTTATTGTCGGCCCCAGCGGCGCGGGCAAAGACACGGTGCTCAACATCGCGCGCGAGACGCTCGATCGCGAGAGCTTCCATTTCCCGGTCCGGATCGTGACGCGTCGCTCCGATGTGACAGAAGCGACTCAATACGTCACCAGCGACGACTTCGAGCGCGTGCAGCAACTCGGCGGCCTCAGCTTCGTGTGGCGCGCACACGGATTGTCCTACGGGCTTCCGAGGTCGATGGATGATGAGATCGGGGCCGGACGCAACGTCGTCTCGAACGTATCGCGCGGCATCGTTAAGGACGCGCGCGAGCGATATCGGAATTGCTTTGTGATTTTGATCACGGCCAATGCGGCAACACGCGCCGAGCGCCTTGCGGCGCGAGGCCGAGAAAATCCGGATGAGCTTGCAGCGAGACTATCGCGCGAAACACTCGTGAGCGTCGACTTCGAGCCAGACGCAGTCATCGAAAACGAGACGACGCCCGATCAGGCCGCGAGATCATTGGTGCAGCTTTTGGACGAATTGCGGCAGCCCGCGCTGGGCGCAACCGCAGCCGCCTACTCGCGGTGA
- a CDS encoding NUDIX hydrolase, producing the protein MGKRYAALPFRRTKKGASEILLITSRDSGRWIIPKGRPEKRMSAHRVAAREAREEAGVEGSIQKRSLGSFKDAGGKDRVVVYALKVKKELKRWLEQGERKQKWLPILKATRKVDQKGLRAIMRQAAKAL; encoded by the coding sequence ATGGGAAAGCGTTATGCTGCTCTTCCTTTCAGACGCACCAAAAAGGGAGCGTCCGAAATTCTGCTCATTACGAGCCGAGACAGCGGACGTTGGATCATTCCTAAGGGTCGTCCGGAAAAACGGATGTCGGCCCATCGTGTCGCCGCGCGGGAAGCGCGCGAAGAGGCCGGCGTCGAAGGCTCGATTCAGAAGCGCTCGCTCGGAAGCTTCAAGGATGCAGGCGGGAAAGATCGCGTCGTCGTCTACGCGCTCAAGGTGAAGAAGGAGCTCAAGCGATGGCTCGAGCAGGGTGAGCGGAAGCAAAAGTGGCTCCCCATCCTGAAGGCGACGCGCAAGGTCGACCAGAAGGGCTTGAGGGCGATCATGCGGCAGGCCGCCAAGGCGCTTTAG
- a CDS encoding ABC transporter ATP-binding protein, translated as MSKPTVPILSLKNVGKSFTVNGGKIEALRGANLEVERGEFVCLIGASGCGKSTLLRIVAGFEEATSGEALMWGMPIQGPSPSRGMVFQDYGLFPWLTVRGNIGFGPASRGRAKSEVKQTVDHYIELVGLQKFADVYPHQLSGGMKQRVAIARVLANDAEVVLMDEPFGALDAMTRERLQDELLELWERTKLTVLFVTHSIEEAIFLSNRCIVMSPGPGRIDSDIAIDLPRPRDVSAPDFNEFRRMLSGMLHSHHGRLAA; from the coding sequence ATGTCTAAGCCCACGGTCCCCATTCTCTCGCTGAAGAATGTCGGCAAGAGCTTCACGGTCAACGGCGGCAAGATCGAAGCCTTGCGCGGCGCGAACCTCGAAGTCGAACGCGGCGAGTTCGTCTGCCTCATCGGCGCATCGGGCTGCGGAAAGTCGACGTTGCTCCGCATCGTCGCGGGCTTCGAGGAAGCAACCTCCGGCGAGGCGTTGATGTGGGGCATGCCCATCCAAGGCCCGTCGCCGAGCCGCGGCATGGTGTTCCAAGACTACGGCCTGTTCCCGTGGCTGACGGTGCGCGGCAACATCGGCTTCGGTCCCGCCTCGCGCGGGCGCGCGAAATCAGAAGTGAAGCAGACGGTCGATCACTATATCGAGCTCGTCGGCCTGCAGAAATTCGCCGATGTCTACCCGCATCAGCTTTCCGGCGGCATGAAGCAGCGCGTCGCCATCGCGCGCGTGCTCGCGAATGACGCGGAAGTCGTGCTGATGGACGAGCCGTTCGGCGCACTCGATGCGATGACGCGCGAACGCCTGCAGGACGAGTTGCTCGAGCTTTGGGAGCGCACGAAGCTCACGGTGCTGTTCGTCACGCATTCGATCGAGGAAGCGATTTTCCTCTCCAACCGCTGCATCGTAATGTCACCCGGCCCCGGCCGCATCGATAGCGACATTGCAATCGACCTGCCGCGCCCACGCGACGTTTCCGCGCCCGACTTCAACGAGTTCCGCCGCATGCTGTCCGGCATGCTGCACAGCCATCACGGCCGATTGGCGGCTTAG
- a CDS encoding ABC transporter permease, with protein MLIDNSHAPAAISTAAADPPAAEPARKAAFSWSRLQGPVLAVTLPILILIAWHVMTTGRAYSLIPPPLDVAKALYDLAFGGINDDAFSSTLMTHVFASVSRVYGGFALALIVALPLGLMIGRVPLVRQMLDPMLQILRPIPVTAWLPLAMILFGIGPKSAFFLVFLGAFYPILINTVFGVRSVEPRLFEAASMLGCQGSMQFAKVVLPASLPAIFTGLRLGLGFAWVVIVIGEMTGVPTGLGAMIMEARQLSRTEIVICGMVAIGIAGFISDRIVMLIGRRLLAWSPNHV; from the coding sequence ATGCTCATCGACAACAGTCACGCGCCTGCGGCGATCTCCACCGCAGCCGCGGACCCGCCGGCAGCTGAGCCAGCGCGCAAAGCGGCGTTCAGCTGGTCACGGCTGCAGGGACCCGTTCTCGCCGTTACGTTGCCGATCCTCATTCTCATCGCGTGGCACGTGATGACGACGGGACGAGCCTACAGCCTGATCCCGCCGCCGCTCGATGTTGCGAAAGCGCTCTACGATCTCGCTTTCGGCGGCATCAACGACGATGCGTTTAGCTCAACGCTGATGACGCACGTCTTCGCCTCGGTCAGCCGCGTGTATGGCGGGTTTGCGCTCGCACTCATCGTCGCATTGCCGCTCGGGCTGATGATCGGACGCGTGCCGCTCGTGCGTCAGATGCTCGATCCGATGCTGCAGATTTTGCGGCCGATCCCGGTCACGGCGTGGCTGCCGCTCGCGATGATCCTGTTCGGCATCGGGCCGAAGTCGGCCTTCTTTCTCGTCTTCCTCGGCGCGTTCTACCCCATCCTTATCAACACGGTATTCGGTGTGCGCTCGGTCGAGCCGCGTCTCTTCGAAGCGGCCAGCATGCTCGGCTGCCAAGGTTCAATGCAGTTCGCCAAGGTCGTGCTGCCGGCATCCCTGCCCGCGATCTTCACGGGTCTTCGTCTCGGCCTCGGCTTCGCGTGGGTCGTCATCGTCATCGGCGAGATGACCGGCGTGCCGACCGGCCTCGGCGCGATGATCATGGAAGCGCGGCAGCTCTCGCGCACCGAAATCGTCATCTGCGGCATGGTCGCGATCGGCATCGCGGGTTTCATCTCGGACCGCATCGTCATGCTGATCGGCCGCCGCCTCCTCGCTTGGAGCCCCAACCATGTCTAA
- a CDS encoding ABC transporter substrate-binding protein has protein sequence MLHRRHFLAASAAAAVTLQAPFVRAQSTTTIRMGALKLIHSIAPHFYEKFTPDGYKVEVVPFESPTEGKNAVVTKSVDFGMFGIAAALLGAAANEPIVVIASACNKGMAVVAGKDSPVASIKDLKGKRVAIWPGSTQEVFILERLRMEGMSIKDITPVRISFSEMHLALARGDVDAYVGAEPGPGVSLASGIGKIVEYPYGTAMGSLNMVFGAHRETLAQKPDITKVILGIHRKASDFAMANRAEMVAMAVSKLGQKKEAIEQSAPNVDLTWKFGDTEIGQAKTYAQHMLELKQIKQLPDFAAFFDTRFVDEIARQA, from the coding sequence ATGTTGCATCGTCGCCATTTTCTCGCCGCCAGTGCTGCTGCAGCCGTCACGCTGCAGGCTCCGTTCGTCCGCGCTCAATCGACGACCACGATCCGCATGGGCGCGCTGAAGCTCATCCATTCCATCGCGCCACACTTCTACGAGAAGTTCACGCCGGATGGTTACAAGGTCGAGGTCGTGCCGTTCGAGAGTCCGACCGAAGGCAAGAACGCGGTCGTCACCAAGTCGGTCGACTTCGGCATGTTCGGTATCGCGGCTGCGCTACTTGGCGCTGCCGCCAACGAGCCGATCGTCGTCATCGCATCGGCCTGCAATAAGGGCATGGCGGTCGTCGCCGGCAAGGATAGCCCGGTTGCCTCGATCAAGGATCTCAAGGGCAAGCGTGTCGCGATCTGGCCGGGCTCGACGCAGGAAGTCTTCATCCTCGAGCGCCTGCGCATGGAAGGCATGTCGATCAAGGACATCACGCCGGTGCGCATCTCGTTCAGCGAAATGCATCTCGCACTCGCGCGCGGCGACGTCGACGCCTACGTCGGCGCGGAGCCGGGCCCGGGTGTCAGCCTCGCGAGCGGCATCGGCAAGATCGTCGAATATCCTTACGGCACCGCGATGGGTTCGCTCAACATGGTGTTCGGCGCGCATCGCGAGACGCTGGCGCAGAAGCCTGACATCACGAAGGTGATCCTCGGCATCCACCGCAAGGCGTCCGACTTCGCGATGGCAAACCGTGCCGAGATGGTCGCGATGGCGGTCTCGAAGCTCGGCCAGAAGAAAGAAGCGATCGAGCAGTCGGCACCGAACGTCGATCTCACCTGGAAGTTCGGCGACACCGAGATCGGCCAAGCCAAGACCTATGCGCAGCACATGCTCGAGCTCAAGCAGATCAAGCAGCTGCCCGACTTCGCGGCCTTCTTCGACACACGCTTCGTCGACGAAATTGCGCGGCAAGCATGA
- the atzF gene encoding allophanate hydrolase, which yields MTEPLIFADIPARVAAYEAGRDARADLEALYDRLETGAAFPALLALVPRERALKLLAIAAARRHNGEKLLLFGIPFAVKDNIDVAGVATTAACPAFAFQPDADATVVARLIAAGAIPVAKANLDQFATGLSGCRSPYGLSSSVFSDAHISGGSSSGSAVAVASGLIPFALGTDTAGSGRVPAMFNNLVGLKPTRGLLSNTGMVPACRTLDCVSIFAASVADAQLVASVAAGFDAADAYSRKAPDDLWARDVPPALRFGVVGADVLSRCSPDVLGAYARSITKLEALGGTPVLVNYTPFEDAARLLYNGPWVAERLAAIKDFAARDAEAIHPVVREIVLGGESFDAVDAFEGQYRLAALTRAVAHVWDKVDVLLVPTAPEHPTIEAMLADPIGANSRLGLFTNFVNLMDLAALAVPAGFANGMPVGVTLVGRAFSDGMLARLGDALHRADANAMLAATDVPLAAAAAVAPARSNEIVLAVVGAHLRGQPLNHQLTSRNARFLSAAQTDAGYSLYALSGTTPAKPGLARDGGAGRIELELWALSPAAFGSFVAEIPPPLGIGTLTLADGTTVKGFLCEAHALANAQDITAFGGWRAYLAAGSKTEKLPEQAA from the coding sequence GTGACCGAACCTCTCATTTTTGCGGACATCCCGGCACGGGTCGCGGCCTACGAGGCTGGACGCGATGCGCGGGCCGATCTCGAGGCTCTTTACGACCGGTTGGAGACCGGAGCGGCGTTTCCGGCCTTGCTCGCGCTGGTGCCGCGTGAACGTGCGCTAAAACTTCTGGCGATCGCAGCCGCTCGACGCCACAACGGCGAAAAACTCCTACTTTTCGGCATTCCGTTCGCGGTCAAAGACAACATCGACGTCGCCGGCGTCGCGACGACGGCCGCCTGCCCGGCTTTCGCGTTCCAGCCGGATGCCGATGCGACGGTCGTCGCCCGGTTGATCGCAGCCGGCGCGATCCCGGTCGCCAAGGCGAATCTCGACCAATTTGCCACCGGATTGAGCGGTTGCCGCTCGCCTTATGGGCTGTCGAGCAGTGTCTTCAGTGACGCACACATCTCGGGCGGCTCCAGCTCCGGCTCCGCGGTCGCAGTCGCCAGCGGCCTGATACCGTTCGCGCTCGGCACCGACACGGCCGGCTCCGGCCGCGTGCCCGCGATGTTCAACAATCTGGTCGGCCTCAAGCCGACGCGCGGGCTGCTCAGCAACACCGGCATGGTGCCGGCTTGTCGCACGCTCGATTGCGTCTCGATCTTCGCTGCCAGCGTCGCGGACGCGCAGCTCGTCGCATCGGTCGCGGCGGGTTTCGATGCGGCCGACGCGTATTCGCGCAAAGCGCCGGACGATCTTTGGGCACGAGATGTACCGCCCGCTCTGCGCTTCGGTGTCGTCGGCGCGGACGTATTGTCGCGCTGCTCGCCGGACGTGCTCGGCGCGTATGCGCGCAGCATCACGAAACTCGAAGCGCTCGGCGGCACGCCTGTGCTGGTCAACTACACGCCGTTCGAGGACGCAGCGCGCCTTCTCTACAACGGCCCTTGGGTGGCCGAGCGTCTTGCGGCTATCAAGGACTTTGCCGCGCGCGATGCCGAAGCCATTCATCCGGTCGTGCGCGAGATCGTGCTCGGCGGCGAGAGTTTCGACGCAGTCGACGCCTTCGAGGGTCAGTATCGCTTGGCGGCTCTCACGCGTGCGGTCGCGCATGTGTGGGACAAGGTCGACGTGCTGCTGGTGCCGACCGCGCCGGAGCATCCGACCATCGAGGCGATGCTCGCCGACCCGATCGGCGCCAATTCGCGGCTCGGCCTCTTCACGAATTTCGTCAACCTGATGGATCTGGCCGCGCTCGCGGTGCCGGCGGGATTTGCCAACGGAATGCCGGTCGGCGTCACGCTGGTCGGCCGTGCGTTCAGTGACGGTATGCTGGCGCGCCTCGGCGATGCGCTGCATCGCGCGGACGCAAACGCAATGCTTGCCGCGACTGACGTTCCACTAGCTGCCGCCGCCGCCGTCGCGCCCGCGCGCAGCAACGAGATTGTCCTCGCGGTCGTCGGAGCACACCTGCGTGGTCAGCCGCTCAATCATCAGCTGACATCGCGCAACGCGCGCTTCTTGAGCGCCGCGCAGACCGACGCGGGCTATAGCCTCTACGCGCTTTCCGGCACGACGCCGGCAAAGCCTGGCCTCGCCCGCGACGGCGGCGCCGGCCGCATCGAACTCGAACTCTGGGCGCTGTCGCCTGCCGCATTTGGTTCTTTCGTCGCGGAAATTCCGCCGCCGCTCGGCATCGGCACGTTGACGCTAGCCGACGGAACCACCGTCAAAGGCTTCCTCTGCGAAGCCCATGCACTCGCAAATGCCCAAGACATCACGGCTTTCGGGGGGTGGCGCGCGTATCTCGCCGCCGGAAGCAAGACTGAAAAATTGCCCGAACAAGCTGCCTGA
- a CDS encoding LysR family transcriptional regulator, which yields MRHMKVLEAIRDVAESGSIRRSAERLAITPSALTRKIQDFEQEIGTTVFERLPQGMRLNSAGELLLRHIRDQLADFDRLRSQIADLSGVRRGHVAIACSQAFAHELIPNEIEAYRAQHPLVSFTVLVRDHTFAVEALTSFEADLAVVLQPPPAPELQPLQILAQPLCALMGPGHPLAKRKTVRLRDCLQYSIAMPGAGLAIRHLLQGAIVKASIPMRIAIESDSFEVLRSYAVREEVISFQIRAGIPHDSPDLVAVEIDGRDLPHAQVVLGQLHGRRLSVAASKFVDQIGRTLTSRYASE from the coding sequence ATGCGGCACATGAAAGTGCTGGAAGCCATTCGCGACGTCGCCGAGAGCGGGTCGATCCGCCGCAGCGCCGAGCGGCTGGCGATCACGCCGTCAGCCCTCACCCGAAAGATCCAGGACTTCGAACAGGAGATCGGGACGACGGTGTTCGAGCGGTTGCCACAGGGGATGCGGCTCAATTCGGCCGGCGAACTCCTGCTACGGCATATCCGCGATCAGCTTGCCGATTTCGATCGCCTGCGTTCGCAGATCGCCGATCTCTCCGGCGTCCGTCGTGGCCACGTCGCGATCGCCTGCAGCCAGGCTTTCGCGCACGAGCTGATTCCGAACGAAATCGAAGCCTATCGCGCGCAGCACCCGCTTGTGTCGTTCACCGTGCTGGTGCGCGATCACACTTTCGCGGTCGAAGCGCTGACGTCGTTCGAGGCCGATCTTGCGGTCGTTCTGCAGCCGCCGCCCGCGCCCGAATTGCAGCCGCTGCAAATCCTCGCGCAGCCGCTCTGCGCGCTGATGGGGCCGGGTCATCCCCTCGCGAAACGCAAGACCGTGCGTTTGCGCGATTGCCTGCAATACAGCATCGCAATGCCGGGGGCCGGGCTCGCCATTCGCCATCTGTTGCAAGGTGCGATCGTGAAAGCATCGATCCCGATGCGCATCGCGATCGAGTCGGATTCCTTTGAGGTGCTGCGCAGCTACGCCGTGCGCGAAGAGGTTATCTCGTTCCAGATCCGCGCCGGTATTCCGCACGACAGCCCGGACCTGGTCGCCGTTGAGATCGACGGCCGCGACTTACCGCATGCGCAGGTGGTGCTCGGCCAGCTTCACGGACGCAGGCTGTCGGTGGCGGCATCCAAGTTCGTCGACCAGATCGGCCGTACGTTGACCTCGCGCTACGCCAGCGAATAA
- a CDS encoding ABC transporter substrate-binding protein codes for MLSSARASVAGAVLCLSLSLTGAALAQQPLKTLKVGVLTDLSGFAADPTGMGSVTSAKLAIEDFKAERPDIAVELVQADHQNKPDIGGGIARRWIEVEKVDAILDVPFSSVALAVNEIVRGSKGALIASGPGTSLLSGEKCSPNTVQFTYDTWSLSHVTALALLKSKKDTWFFITADYAFGHSLEKDAADVIKAAPGGKVLGAVRHPPASASVDYSSFLLQAQASKAKVVAFANAGGDTTNSIKQAAEFGLQAGGQELAALLLQETDVHALGLSVAKGLYLSAAFYWDLNDDTRKFANRFSAMMNGKRPTMIQAGVYAGTIHYLRAAAAANTSDGAQVIAKMKEMKSNDPIFGEGFVREDGRHVHKMYLFQVKTPAESKGPWDYYKVIETVPSEQAVRPLAEGNCPMVKK; via the coding sequence ATGTTGAGTTCTGCACGCGCCTCCGTTGCGGGCGCGGTCTTGTGTCTCTCTCTTTCGTTGACCGGCGCGGCGCTGGCGCAGCAGCCGCTGAAGACCCTCAAGGTCGGCGTCCTCACCGACCTCAGCGGTTTCGCGGCAGACCCGACCGGCATGGGTTCGGTCACGTCAGCGAAACTCGCGATCGAAGATTTCAAAGCCGAGCGTCCGGATATCGCGGTCGAGCTGGTACAGGCCGATCATCAAAACAAGCCGGACATCGGCGGCGGCATTGCGCGCCGCTGGATCGAAGTCGAGAAGGTCGACGCGATCCTCGACGTGCCGTTCTCGTCGGTCGCACTCGCCGTCAATGAAATCGTGCGCGGTTCGAAAGGCGCGTTGATCGCGTCCGGCCCCGGCACGTCTTTGCTGTCGGGCGAAAAGTGTTCGCCGAACACCGTGCAGTTCACCTACGACACGTGGTCGCTCTCGCACGTCACCGCGCTCGCTTTGCTCAAGAGCAAAAAGGATACGTGGTTCTTCATCACGGCCGACTACGCGTTCGGCCACTCGCTGGAAAAAGATGCCGCCGACGTCATCAAGGCGGCACCCGGCGGCAAGGTGCTCGGCGCGGTGCGTCATCCGCCGGCCTCCGCGTCGGTCGACTACTCGTCGTTCCTGCTGCAGGCGCAGGCGAGCAAGGCAAAGGTCGTCGCCTTCGCTAACGCGGGCGGCGACACGACCAACTCGATCAAGCAGGCTGCGGAGTTCGGTCTGCAGGCCGGCGGCCAAGAGCTCGCCGCGTTGCTATTGCAGGAGACCGACGTTCACGCGCTCGGCCTCAGCGTCGCGAAGGGTCTCTACCTTTCCGCCGCGTTCTACTGGGATCTGAACGACGACACGCGCAAATTCGCCAATCGTTTTTCCGCGATGATGAACGGAAAGCGGCCGACGATGATTCAAGCGGGCGTCTATGCCGGCACGATTCATTATCTCCGCGCCGCCGCTGCCGCGAATACGTCTGACGGCGCGCAGGTTATTGCGAAAATGAAAGAGATGAAGTCGAACGATCCGATCTTCGGCGAAGGCTTCGTGCGCGAAGACGGCCGCCACGTGCACAAGATGTATCTCTTCCAGGTGAAGACGCCGGCCGAATCGAAAGGCCCGTGGGACTATTACAAGGTCATCGAGACCGTGCCGTCCGAGCAGGCCGTGCGCCCGCTCGCCGAGGGTAATTGCCCGATGGTGAAAAAGTAG
- the ypfJ gene encoding KPN_02809 family neutral zinc metallopeptidase — protein sequence MRWEDFRRSENVEDRRGEPGGGPRIPGGRSGLGIGTILILGLIGWALGIDPRVLIGGAEIFTQNRPSQTQQAPTQQTRRGAPNDEMGKFVSGVLGDTEDRWKDIFQQAGRSYKAPGLVMYDGATRSACGGANSQMGPFYCPNDQKVYLDTDFFTELEKRFRGCSGKACQFSAAYVIAHEIGHHVQMQLGILPKVQQLQQQLDESESNKLQVMVELQADCFAGVWANQAQKKLNFIEPGDVEAALQTASAIGDDAMQRKMQGRVVPDSFTHGSSEQRMRWFKTGLTSGKVSECNTFQGRI from the coding sequence GTGCGTTGGGAAGATTTTCGACGAAGCGAGAATGTCGAAGACCGCCGTGGTGAGCCCGGTGGTGGGCCACGCATTCCGGGCGGCCGCAGCGGCCTCGGCATCGGAACAATTCTCATCCTCGGCCTGATCGGCTGGGCGCTCGGTATCGACCCGCGCGTCCTCATCGGCGGGGCCGAGATCTTTACGCAAAACCGGCCGAGCCAGACGCAGCAAGCGCCGACGCAGCAAACGCGGCGCGGCGCCCCGAACGACGAGATGGGCAAATTCGTCTCGGGGGTTCTCGGCGACACCGAGGATCGCTGGAAGGATATCTTCCAACAGGCCGGGCGTTCGTACAAAGCGCCGGGCCTCGTGATGTATGACGGCGCGACACGCTCGGCCTGCGGCGGCGCGAATTCGCAGATGGGTCCGTTCTACTGCCCGAACGATCAGAAAGTTTATCTCGACACGGATTTCTTCACCGAGCTCGAGAAACGTTTCCGCGGCTGCTCCGGCAAGGCGTGCCAGTTCTCCGCCGCGTATGTGATCGCGCACGAGATCGGACATCACGTGCAGATGCAGCTCGGCATTCTGCCGAAGGTGCAACAGCTCCAGCAGCAGCTCGACGAATCGGAATCGAACAAGCTTCAGGTGATGGTGGAACTGCAGGCGGATTGCTTCGCCGGCGTCTGGGCGAATCAAGCGCAGAAAAAACTGAACTTCATCGAGCCCGGCGATGTCGAAGCCGCGTTGCAAACCGCGAGCGCGATCGGCGACGACGCGATGCAACGAAAGATGCAGGGACGCGTCGTGCCCGACTCATTCACGCACGGTTCGTCCGAGCAACGCATGCGCTGGTTCAAGACCGGCCTGACGAGCGGCAAGGTCTCGGAATGCAATACGTTCCAGGGGCGAATTTAG